In Spirochaetota bacterium, the sequence ATTCCGGCAAGGACGTCATCATGGAAATACGGGCGGGCACCGGCGGCGAGGAGGCGGCCCTTTTCGCCGCGGACCTCTTCCGCATGTACAGCCGCTACGCGGACATCAAGGGCTGGAAGATCGAATACCTGAGCGTGAGCGACACCGGACTGGGGGGATACAAGGAGATCATCTTCTCCGTCAGGAGCCCGGAGGCCTATGACCACCTGAAATTCGAATCGGGGGGGCACCGGGTCCAGCGCGTTCCCACCACCGAGGCGGGCGGCAGGATCCACACGTCCGCCGTGACCGTGGCGGTCATGGCCGAGGCGGAGGAGGATGAGATCGACATTAGCCCGGACGACCTGCGCATCGACGTGTACCGCTCGTCGGGGCACGGCGGCCAGTCCGTGAACACGACCGATTCCGCGGTCCGCATTACTCACCTGCCGACGGGAATGGTCGTGACCTGCCAGGACGAAAAGTCGCAGCTCAAGAACAAGACCAAGGCCCTCCGGGTCCTCCGCGCGCGGCTCCTTGAAAAGGCCAACCATGAGCGTGCTGAGCGCGAAGCTGCCCTGCGCAAGTCCCAGGTCGGTTCGGGGGACCGCAGCGAGCGGATCCGCACCTACAACTATCCCCAGTCGAGGCTGACCGATCACCGCATCGGCCTTACCCTCTATTCCCTGGAAAAGATCCTTGAGGGGGAGCTGGCCCCTGTAATCGAAGCCCTCAGAAAAAATGAAATAGAACAAGAGCTGAAAAAGGTCAATTTATAGCTGCGAGGTGGAGCCGTGCGCGTATCCGAGATGGTTGCGGCTGTCGCGGGACAGCTGAAGGAGGCCGGAATTCCCAGCCCCGTGCTGGACGCCGAGCTCCTGGTGGCCAGCATTCTCGGCACGGACCGGTACCGTCTCCGCGTCGGCGATGACCGCGAGCTGGAACGCGCCGAGGAGGCCAGGATCGGCCGCCTCGCGCGCCGGAGGCTCCTGTTCGAGCCGATGGCGTACATCCTG encodes:
- the prfA gene encoding peptide chain release factor 1 produces the protein MDDKLNSIAGRFRELELEMSKPEVIADQGRFKALTRERSQLAPIVNAYEDYKKFKQELAESESLLSQEKDPDMKDMLQAEVADLKGKIEELDQKLLVMLLPKDPNSGKDVIMEIRAGTGGEEAALFAADLFRMYSRYADIKGWKIEYLSVSDTGLGGYKEIIFSVRSPEAYDHLKFESGGHRVQRVPTTEAGGRIHTSAVTVAVMAEAEEDEIDISPDDLRIDVYRSSGHGGQSVNTTDSAVRITHLPTGMVVTCQDEKSQLKNKTKALRVLRARLLEKANHERAEREAALRKSQVGSGDRSERIRTYNYPQSRLTDHRIGLTLYSLEKILEGELAPVIEALRKNEIEQELKKVNL